A genome region from Micromonospora peucetia includes the following:
- a CDS encoding amidohydrolase family protein, with protein MAWHVRGVVLPDDEVRDLWLVGDRVTFTPVPGAETIADGGFVLPGLIDAHCHIGIARGGAPITSLDQARELARTDRDAGVLAIRDAGSPYPYPELDDEPDLPRLARAGRHVAPPKRYLRDIGVEVGAAEVAATVAAQARAGNGWVKLVGDWIDRGVGDLAPAWDADTMTAAVAAAHAAGVRAAVHTFSESAVEIMVRAGVDSVEHGTGLSLDLIDEMARRGTALIPTMINIRTFGGIAEQARARFPGYADHMLALRDRFPEVVRSAYEAGVPIYVGTDAGGGIDHGLAAEEMLLLHERAGMSTTDVLAAASWQAREWLGFPGLVEGGLADLVVYPEDPRVDLRAVRSPARIVLRGRVVR; from the coding sequence ATGGCCTGGCACGTACGCGGTGTGGTGCTGCCCGACGACGAGGTCCGTGACCTCTGGCTGGTCGGCGACCGGGTGACCTTCACCCCGGTCCCCGGTGCGGAGACCATCGCCGACGGTGGCTTCGTGCTGCCCGGCCTGATCGACGCGCACTGCCACATCGGCATCGCCCGGGGCGGCGCCCCGATCACCTCGCTCGACCAGGCCCGCGAGCTGGCCCGCACCGACCGGGACGCCGGGGTCCTCGCGATCCGGGACGCCGGATCGCCGTACCCGTATCCGGAGCTCGACGACGAGCCCGACCTGCCGCGACTGGCCCGCGCCGGCCGGCACGTCGCGCCGCCGAAGCGCTACCTGCGCGACATCGGCGTCGAGGTCGGCGCGGCGGAGGTGGCCGCGACCGTGGCCGCGCAGGCGCGCGCCGGCAACGGCTGGGTGAAGCTGGTCGGCGACTGGATCGACCGGGGCGTCGGAGACCTCGCCCCGGCCTGGGACGCGGACACCATGACCGCCGCCGTCGCGGCCGCGCACGCCGCCGGGGTACGCGCCGCCGTGCACACCTTCTCCGAGTCGGCCGTCGAGATCATGGTGCGTGCCGGGGTGGATTCGGTGGAGCACGGCACCGGCCTCAGCCTGGACCTGATCGACGAGATGGCCCGACGGGGCACCGCCCTCATCCCCACGATGATCAACATTCGCACCTTCGGCGGGATCGCCGAACAGGCGCGGGCCAGGTTCCCCGGCTACGCCGACCACATGCTCGCCCTGCGCGACCGTTTCCCCGAGGTGGTGCGTTCGGCGTACGAGGCCGGCGTGCCGATCTACGTGGGCACGGACGCGGGTGGCGGCATCGACCACGGCCTCGCGGCGGAGGAGATGCTGCTGCTGCACGAGCGGGCCGGCATGTCCACCACGGACGTGCTCGCCGCCGCCTCCTGGCAGGCCCGCGAGTGGCTCGGCTTCCCCGGACTGGTCGAGGGCGGCCTGGCGGACCTCGTCGTCTATCCCGAGGACCCGCGCGTCGACCTGCGCGCCGTACGCAGTCCCGCCCGCATCGTGCTGCGCGGTCGCGTCGTCCGCTGA